The nucleotide sequence GATTTTCAAAAGATCGCTGATGCTATTGAAATATCCGACGGCATTGCTATTGCCTCCCCGATATTTTTTTACACCGTAAGCGCGCACACAAAGGCTTTTATGGACAGATGCCAGTCCTTCTGGGTTAAGAAATACTGGATAGACCGCGTGCCCTTCGGAAGCCGAAATGACAGAAGAGCCGGGCTTTTCATATCCGTTGGAGCCACAAAAGGGCAGAAGCTCTTTGAAGGGGTTCTTCTTACTGTGCGATATTTTTTGGATGCTGTGGATGCAACTTTATGGAAAAGTCTTCTCTATCGCGGTCTTGATGCTCCAGACGACGTGCTTAAAAACCCTTCCTACCTCGATGAAGCCTACGAAACAGGAAAAGCTTTTGTTGAGTTTCTTCGCAACAAAAAGAAAAATCCATGAAGACTGAACGCATTTCGGAGGTTCTTGCTCTTATTCCCAGAGTTTATCGGGTGTATCACCATCGTGAGTTTATAGGTTTTGATCCTGTAGGTTTTTTACAGCTTTATGCCAATAAAGAAGACAGAGAGATTGTGGCTTTAGTTGCGGCTTTGCTGGCGTTTGGTCGAGTTGAACAGATTCACCAAAAAGTGGGAAAGATTCTGGAACTAATGGTGCCAAGTCCAAGAATATGGGTAGAACGGTTTAAATCTTCCAAATGGCAACACATAAACTTCTGCCACAGATTTGTTAAGCGAAACGATCTTTTTGGATTGTTTGAAGGAATGAAAAATATCATCAATGTTTGGGGAAGCCTTGAAGCATGCTTTGGGGAATGCTGGACAAAGAGTGAGTCCAATCTAAGCAAAGCTGTTAGTCTCTTCAGAGCTATCCTTATTGGAAATAACGGCGGCTTAAAAAATCACATGCTTCTACCCGATCCATCTAAAAAAAGCCCCTGTAAAAGATGGATGTTGTTTCTGAGATGGATGGTGCGCTGCGATGAAATTGATCCTGGAGGATGGAAATGTCCTGCTCCAAAAGACCTTATTGTTCCCGTGGATGTTCACATGGAGCGAGTCGCACGCAGACTTGAGCTTTCAAAACATAGAACCATAGATTGGGTTATGGCTGTAGAGATTACTGAAACACTCAAACTGCTAGACCCCGAAGATCCCGTAAAATATGATTTTTCTCTAACGCGATGGAGCATGGACGGATTTCCAGAACTGGAATAGCTTTTAAGAAAACTATACTGACAAGTGTTTCGAGAAGTCCTATTGTTAAATACCACACGGTAACCCACAAACCAAGGAGGCTGACCATGGCTAAAAAAGTTATGCTTTATGCTCTGAGCACCTGCATCCATTGTCGAAATACCAAAGAATTTTTGAAAGAATGTGGAGTAGAGTATGACTGTATTGACGTGGATACCTTAAGCGGTGAAGAACGAGAACGTGTTGTGGAGGAAGTGAGAAAGCTCAATCCCAGCCTTACCTTCCCTACTCTGGTCATTGGAGATGAAGTAATCGTTGGCTTCAGAAAAGAGAAAATTGAGGAGGCGCTGAACAAATGACCCCTGAAGAACTTTACGAAAAACTCAAACCTATTCAGGAAGCCAAGGGATATTTCTTCAACAAAGATAAAAATATGGTTATGCAACTTCTTGAAGGACTCCTTATAAACAAGGAGCGTTATGGATACATGAGCTGTCCATGCAGGCTAGCTAGTGGAGATAGAGAAAAGGATAAGGATATTATATGCCCTTGCATTTATAGAGAGCCTGACGTTAAAGAGTATGGAAGTTGTTATTGTGGGCTCTATGTATCTAAAGAATGGAATGAGGGGCTGATTCCTCATGTTTATGTGCCAGAAAGAAGGCCTGTAAAGTAGCAAAAATCAAGAAGGTCGCTAATACCATTTGTTAAAAGTGGTAAGCGACCTTTAATCAACTTATAAAATTTGGTGCCAAGAGAGGATACAATCAGGTATGTATACTCCTGGTGAAATACTAAACCTGGCGATATTAATTGAAGAAAACGGAGAAAGTTTTTACCTGGACGTAGCAAAACTTGCTAAGGATCCTCAGACAAAGCTTCTTTTAGAAAGA is from Thermodesulforhabdaceae bacterium and encodes:
- a CDS encoding TIGR02757 family protein; protein product: MKTERISEVLALIPRVYRVYHHREFIGFDPVGFLQLYANKEDREIVALVAALLAFGRVEQIHQKVGKILELMVPSPRIWVERFKSSKWQHINFCHRFVKRNDLFGLFEGMKNIINVWGSLEACFGECWTKSESNLSKAVSLFRAILIGNNGGLKNHMLLPDPSKKSPCKRWMLFLRWMVRCDEIDPGGWKCPAPKDLIVPVDVHMERVARRLELSKHRTIDWVMAVEITETLKLLDPEDPVKYDFSLTRWSMDGFPELE
- a CDS encoding glutaredoxin family protein; amino-acid sequence: MAKKVMLYALSTCIHCRNTKEFLKECGVEYDCIDVDTLSGEERERVVEEVRKLNPSLTFPTLVIGDEVIVGFRKEKIEEALNK
- a CDS encoding ferredoxin-thioredoxin reductase catalytic domain-containing protein — encoded protein: MTPEELYEKLKPIQEAKGYFFNKDKNMVMQLLEGLLINKERYGYMSCPCRLASGDREKDKDIICPCIYREPDVKEYGSCYCGLYVSKEWNEGLIPHVYVPERRPVK
- a CDS encoding flavodoxin family protein; translated protein: MSEIRITAIYGSPRREGNTARLLRSAVKGMVDSGGLVTEFFLRDMNISPCLEIYGCKQNGRCVIQDDFQKIADAIEISDGIAIASPIFFYTVSAHTKAFMDRCQSFWVKKYWIDRVPFGSRNDRRAGLFISVGATKGQKLFEGVLLTVRYFLDAVDATLWKSLLYRGLDAPDDVLKNPSYLDEAYETGKAFVEFLRNKKKNP